One Nostoc sp. UHCC 0302 DNA window includes the following coding sequences:
- a CDS encoding NHLP leader peptide family RiPP precursor, translating into MIQLNNNNDVQSQIIARALRDSSFRQSLLNEPKAAISQELGIDIPDSINIQVLQANDTNLYLVLPSANEEEEEAELSLEQLASVAGGAPSTICSWSKTCLD; encoded by the coding sequence ATGATTCAACTAAACAACAACAATGATGTACAATCTCAAATCATCGCTAGAGCTTTAAGAGATTCGAGTTTTAGACAATCCTTATTGAACGAGCCTAAAGCAGCAATCTCCCAAGAATTAGGTATAGATATTCCCGATTCAATTAACATTCAAGTACTGCAAGCAAATGATACAAACTTGTACTTAGTACTTCCTAGTGCTAATGAAGAAGAAGAGGAAGCAGAACTATCTCTAGAGCAACTAGCATCTGTAGCTGGTGGTGCGCCTAGCACAATTTGTAGCTGGAGTAAGACCTGTTTAGACTAA
- a CDS encoding NHLP family bacteriocin export ABC transporter peptidase/permease/ATPase subunit, protein MKTPTLLQMEAVECGAAALGIILAYYGKIVPLAELRQNCGVSRDGSKASDILIAARSYGMQVKGFKKQLTQLQKLRPPYIVFWNFNHFVVVEGFKQNWVYLNDPTTGPRRIYYQEFDEAYTGVVLVMEPGSEFQRGGRKPSLIGSLLDRVQSSWGAIFYCLLAGFFLVIPGLVLPVFNQIFVDKVLVENRTDWLRPIILGMTITVIIQGWLTFLQRRFLRKLNIKLSVEMSSQFLQHILRLPIEFYAQRFAGEISNRININTKVAEVLSRQLARTVIDAVMVIFYAIVMLAYDGVLTAISVCFAAINMLVLQWVARQRRDIYTRNLQNQGKVTGTEIAALQSMETLKASALESDFFSRWSGYYTKLINSQQKLGVTNQLLGVLPPFLTSLSSLSILAIGGLRVMDGHLSIGMLVAFQSLMNSFLAPVNSLVNFGSTLQELEGDLNLLDDVLQNQTDPELDSQNIHINTLQYASSCQLRGYVELKNVTFGYSQMDEPLIKNLSFQLQPGQRVALVGASGSGKSTVAKLLAGLYQPWSGAILFDGIPREKIPRSVISNSLAMVEQEIFLYAGTVRDNLTLWDDTVLNSQLVRACKDAAIYEEILALSGGYDSNLLEGAANLSGGQRQRLEIARALVNEPTILVMDEATSALDAETERIIDRNLRYRGCSCIIVAHRLSTIRDCDEIIVLEKGEVIQRGIHQEMLQINSPYAKLIQLDLTS, encoded by the coding sequence GTGAAAACTCCCACCTTGCTGCAAATGGAGGCTGTGGAGTGCGGGGCAGCAGCTTTAGGTATTATTTTGGCCTATTACGGCAAAATTGTCCCCTTGGCAGAACTGCGACAAAATTGCGGTGTTTCCCGTGATGGTAGCAAAGCCTCTGACATTCTCATAGCAGCTAGAAGTTACGGGATGCAGGTTAAAGGTTTTAAAAAGCAGTTAACGCAATTACAAAAACTCCGCCCTCCATACATTGTATTTTGGAATTTTAATCATTTCGTCGTAGTAGAAGGATTTAAGCAAAATTGGGTTTATCTTAACGACCCAACCACAGGCCCAAGACGAATTTACTACCAAGAGTTTGATGAAGCTTATACAGGGGTTGTCCTGGTTATGGAACCAGGATCTGAATTTCAACGCGGAGGTCGTAAACCTAGTTTAATTGGCTCATTGCTTGACAGGGTACAGAGTTCTTGGGGAGCCATTTTCTATTGTTTACTCGCAGGATTTTTTCTTGTTATTCCAGGATTAGTGTTGCCGGTATTCAACCAAATTTTTGTCGATAAAGTTCTCGTAGAAAATCGTACAGATTGGTTGCGTCCCATAATTTTGGGAATGACAATCACTGTAATTATTCAAGGATGGTTAACATTTTTGCAAAGACGGTTTTTAAGAAAATTAAATATTAAGTTATCAGTAGAAATGTCTAGCCAATTTCTACAGCATATTTTGCGCTTGCCAATAGAATTTTATGCTCAAAGATTTGCCGGAGAAATCAGCAATAGGATTAATATTAATACCAAAGTGGCAGAAGTCCTATCAAGGCAGTTAGCTAGGACAGTAATTGATGCAGTAATGGTGATATTTTATGCCATAGTTATGCTTGCTTATGATGGCGTATTGACTGCAATTAGTGTCTGTTTTGCCGCAATTAATATGCTGGTATTACAGTGGGTTGCGCGGCAGCGTAGAGATATTTATACACGAAACTTACAAAACCAGGGTAAAGTCACAGGTACAGAAATTGCTGCGCTGCAAAGCATGGAAACCCTGAAAGCATCAGCCTTAGAGTCTGATTTCTTCTCCCGGTGGTCTGGTTACTACACAAAATTAATTAATAGTCAGCAGAAATTAGGCGTTACAAATCAACTATTAGGGGTTTTACCGCCATTTTTAACTAGTTTAAGTTCACTATCAATTTTAGCGATCGGTGGGCTGCGAGTAATGGATGGACATCTCAGCATTGGGATGTTGGTTGCCTTCCAAAGTTTAATGAATAGTTTTCTGGCCCCAGTCAACTCTCTAGTCAATTTTGGTAGTACTCTACAAGAACTAGAAGGCGATTTGAATCTTTTAGATGATGTGTTACAAAACCAAACCGATCCAGAATTAGACAGTCAAAATATACATATCAACACACTACAATATGCTTCATCCTGCCAACTCCGGGGATACGTGGAATTAAAAAATGTCACGTTTGGTTATTCGCAAATGGATGAGCCTTTAATTAAAAACCTAAGTTTTCAGCTACAGCCAGGACAAAGAGTTGCTCTTGTTGGTGCTAGCGGTTCAGGTAAATCAACAGTTGCTAAATTGTTAGCAGGGCTGTACCAACCCTGGTCGGGGGCAATTCTTTTTGATGGTATTCCCAGAGAGAAAATTCCCAGGTCGGTAATATCTAATTCTTTGGCAATGGTAGAACAGGAGATTTTTTTATATGCTGGCACTGTCAGAGATAATTTGACTTTATGGGATGATACAGTACTCAATTCTCAATTAGTACGGGCTTGTAAAGATGCTGCGATTTATGAAGAAATCCTAGCTTTATCTGGAGGATATGATAGCAACTTGCTTGAGGGTGCAGCTAATTTGAGTGGAGGACAGCGCCAGCGTTTAGAAATTGCTCGTGCATTGGTCAATGAACCGACAATTTTAGTCATGGATGAAGCGACTAGTGCTTTAGATGCAGAGACAGAAAGAATCATTGACCGGAATCTGCGTTATCGCGGATGTTCTTGCATTATTGTTGCTCACCGGTTAAGTACCATCCGCGACTGTGATGAAATCATTGTTCTAGAAAAAGGTGAGGTAATACAGCGAGGTATCCATCAAGAAATGTTACAGATTAATAGCCCCTATGCAAAATTGATTCAATTAGACCTGACAAGTTAA
- a CDS encoding NHLP bacteriocin system secretion protein produces the protein MAEKDSIFRKESLERLSSPERLDQLMQIVNPLDWLPLVTLGSFIVLGIVWSIWGRIPITVTGKGILIQPHQVVTLESPISGQLKSVNVKPGQCIKKGHLLATIDPSDLRRQLRSQHSKLTQLQKQEQGSIVLQRQRIATEKAAIASARASLVKRLQDTQALTPAFYEKGLKAIHQQRLSLQQRLNDAIALVPILKDRLNKRQQLLDAGAIAKDTLLQAGLEYKQGLQTVYDIRAQLQQLDVQETEAQQRYLGNLSSLGELQAQLKDLDTRGKRIEQENLETINNKANQIQEVNRAIAQLEQQILDNSQIVSLSSGCVLEVSAFVGQVANPGSPLFSVNAGDRNTPIIVISYFDVKDGKQIQSGMKVQITPDSVKRERFGGIIGQVTSVSPLPVTKSGANSVIGNPDLVAKILPNGGGDIEVRAEMMLDPSTFNGYRWSSSQGPELKISPGTTTSLRVQVSEQAPITYILPFLREFTGIN, from the coding sequence ATGGCTGAAAAAGACAGTATCTTCCGTAAAGAATCGCTGGAACGTTTATCTTCTCCAGAGAGATTAGATCAGTTAATGCAGATAGTTAATCCCCTGGATTGGCTACCTTTGGTTACATTAGGTAGTTTTATTGTATTAGGGATAGTTTGGAGTATTTGGGGACGCATTCCCATCACGGTGACAGGGAAGGGAATACTCATTCAACCCCATCAAGTTGTGACTTTGGAGTCGCCTATTTCCGGACAATTGAAAAGCGTGAATGTTAAACCAGGACAATGTATTAAAAAAGGTCATCTTCTCGCGACAATCGATCCCAGCGATCTCAGGCGACAGTTGCGATCGCAACACTCAAAACTAACGCAATTGCAGAAACAGGAACAAGGTTCAATCGTACTACAGCGACAACGCATTGCCACAGAAAAGGCTGCGATCGCTTCTGCTAGAGCAAGTCTTGTCAAACGTTTGCAGGATACTCAAGCTCTCACACCCGCATTTTATGAAAAAGGTTTAAAAGCCATTCATCAGCAACGTCTAAGTTTGCAGCAACGCCTGAATGATGCGATCGCCCTTGTACCTATCCTCAAAGATAGGTTAAATAAACGCCAGCAACTATTAGATGCGGGAGCGATCGCCAAGGATACATTGTTACAAGCAGGCCTAGAATACAAACAAGGACTACAAACTGTATACGATATCCGCGCTCAACTACAGCAGTTGGATGTGCAAGAAACAGAAGCACAGCAAAGATATTTAGGCAATCTCAGTTCCTTGGGAGAACTGCAAGCACAATTAAAAGACTTAGATACTAGAGGTAAACGTATTGAGCAAGAAAACTTAGAAACTATTAATAATAAAGCTAATCAAATTCAGGAAGTTAATCGAGCGATCGCTCAACTAGAACAACAAATATTAGATAACAGCCAAATTGTTAGTCTTAGCAGTGGTTGTGTATTAGAAGTGTCTGCTTTTGTAGGACAAGTCGCTAATCCCGGAAGTCCTCTTTTTAGCGTGAATGCTGGAGACAGAAATACCCCAATTATTGTAATATCCTACTTTGACGTGAAAGATGGTAAACAGATTCAATCAGGGATGAAGGTACAAATCACTCCCGATTCTGTAAAAAGAGAACGCTTTGGTGGCATCATTGGTCAAGTTACTTCTGTCTCCCCCCTACCCGTCACAAAGTCAGGAGCAAATTCCGTCATTGGTAATCCTGACTTAGTAGCTAAAATCCTACCAAACGGTGGTGGAGATATAGAAGTACGCGCTGAAATGATGCTCGATCCTTCTACCTTTAATGGTTATCGTTGGTCTTCTTCCCAAGGGCCAGAATTAAAAATTTCTCCGGGAACAACTACAAGTCTGCGCGTTCAAGTATCAGAGCAAGCACCAATTACATATATATTACCGTTTCTACGTGAATTTACTGGAATAAATTAA
- a CDS encoding NHLP bacteriocin export ABC transporter permease/ATPase subunit, whose translation MSDSRLLLTGNKFLILNNQHACWRVESGVIAVFAIPIDNGIEGSRRYLFSVNPGEALFGISANSHKILAIAMEDTVLWQLTNQEGDECLSQEIAASLGKLLQIWEKNICNYADDKWVNPPAFSHPEKLTDWETIQVILYKLHREFCQILIEIEQEQLTIKKQQFQEREKLNYQVKVGALGNLALVLKPKQAQLQEGTSLMIAAGAVGKALEIKILPPAPSEDMKRIKEPLEAIARASRIRIRRVLLQEQWWQKDTSALLAYTNQDNRPVAILPVGARKYEIFDPEYSTRISVNNDTAKQLAPFAYVFYRPLPMENVTAIDLLQFAFKGNIQEIAIVLLMGAVGALVGMLTPLATAILIDSIIPDANKVLLVQISFGLLAASFGAVVFQITQGFSILRLESKATLDSQAALWDRLLNLRVSFFREYSIGDLQSRISIITQIRQKLSGTLIRTIFTSFFSLLNLGLLFFYSSNLALVVVAVGLLTIILTSIFGVITRQKLRALEETEGDIFGFNVQMVGGISKLRVTGAEDRAFAHWAKKYSQQLKLKLSTELIEDALAIFNTVMPTISSMIIFWLAVMLVTQAPSPNGTGLSTGTFLAFNSAFAIFIAGATQLSNSIISILDISIFWERAKPIFQAKPEIDLSKSDPGRLIGKVKIDRVTFRYREDGPLNLDNVTIEAEPGEFIALVGPSGSGKSTIIRLLLGFETLKNGTIYYDGQELSGLDISAVRRQIGVVLQNGRINSASIFENISSSALVTMAEAWEAAQMAGLADDIKSMPMGMHTVISEGGTNLSSGQCQRLLIARALVLKPRILIFDEATSALDNRTQAIVSASLENLGVTRIVIAHRLSTIRNADRIYVIEAGRIIQQGKFEELVNQEGLFANLMARQMA comes from the coding sequence ATGAGTGATTCTAGATTACTGCTTACAGGTAATAAGTTCTTGATATTAAATAATCAGCATGCCTGTTGGCGGGTTGAATCGGGGGTAATCGCTGTGTTTGCTATTCCCATTGATAATGGTATTGAGGGTAGTCGCCGTTATCTATTTAGCGTCAATCCAGGGGAAGCATTATTTGGCATATCAGCTAATAGCCATAAAATTTTAGCTATAGCAATGGAAGATACTGTACTGTGGCAGTTAACAAACCAAGAAGGCGACGAATGCCTAAGTCAGGAAATAGCAGCAAGTTTAGGGAAATTATTGCAGATTTGGGAAAAAAATATCTGTAATTATGCTGATGATAAATGGGTAAATCCTCCTGCTTTTTCCCATCCTGAAAAACTTACTGATTGGGAAACTATTCAAGTTATTCTCTATAAATTACATAGGGAATTCTGCCAAATTCTCATTGAAATAGAACAAGAGCAGTTAACCATCAAAAAGCAGCAATTCCAAGAACGAGAAAAACTTAACTATCAAGTAAAAGTTGGTGCTTTAGGCAATTTAGCATTAGTTCTCAAGCCAAAACAAGCTCAATTACAGGAAGGTACAAGCCTGATGATTGCTGCTGGTGCGGTGGGAAAGGCGTTAGAAATTAAGATTTTACCCCCTGCGCCTTCTGAGGACATGAAGCGGATTAAAGAACCATTAGAAGCGATCGCTCGTGCATCTCGAATCCGCATCCGCCGGGTATTACTTCAAGAGCAATGGTGGCAAAAAGATACTAGCGCCTTACTAGCATATACCAATCAAGATAACCGTCCTGTAGCTATACTGCCAGTAGGCGCCAGAAAATATGAAATCTTTGACCCAGAATATTCTACGCGCATTAGTGTTAACAATGATACGGCTAAACAACTAGCGCCGTTTGCTTACGTATTTTATCGCCCCCTACCAATGGAGAATGTGACAGCGATCGATTTGTTGCAGTTTGCCTTTAAGGGAAATATACAAGAAATAGCGATCGTCCTCTTGATGGGAGCTGTCGGCGCATTAGTAGGAATGCTAACCCCCTTAGCAACTGCCATTCTCATCGATTCCATTATTCCCGATGCCAACAAAGTTTTGTTAGTACAAATCAGTTTTGGTCTTTTGGCGGCTAGTTTTGGTGCAGTGGTTTTTCAAATTACCCAAGGGTTTTCCATCCTGAGATTAGAAAGTAAAGCCACTTTAGATTCTCAAGCCGCCCTTTGGGATAGACTACTCAATCTGCGGGTTTCCTTCTTTCGTGAGTATTCCATTGGGGATTTACAATCTCGTATTTCCATCATCACTCAAATTCGCCAGAAACTCAGCGGCACGCTTATAAGGACAATTTTCACCAGCTTTTTCTCCCTACTCAACTTGGGACTGTTATTTTTCTACAGTTCTAACTTGGCTTTAGTAGTCGTAGCAGTAGGACTATTAACGATTATCTTGACATCCATCTTTGGTGTTATTACCCGCCAGAAGTTGCGTGCTTTAGAAGAAACAGAGGGTGATATTTTTGGTTTTAATGTGCAGATGGTTGGTGGCATATCTAAACTCCGTGTCACAGGTGCAGAGGATAGAGCTTTTGCTCACTGGGCAAAAAAGTATAGTCAACAGCTAAAACTCAAGCTGAGTACAGAATTGATAGAAGATGCTTTAGCGATATTTAATACCGTCATGCCAACCATTAGTTCAATGATCATTTTTTGGTTGGCAGTCATGTTAGTTACACAAGCCCCATCTCCCAACGGCACAGGATTATCCACAGGTACATTTTTGGCATTTAACTCAGCCTTTGCCATATTTATCGCTGGCGCTACACAACTGAGCAACAGCATAATCAGCATATTGGATATCAGCATTTTCTGGGAACGGGCAAAGCCCATCTTTCAAGCCAAACCAGAAATTGACTTGAGTAAGAGCGATCCGGGACGATTAATAGGTAAAGTGAAAATCGATCGCGTAACTTTCCGCTATCGAGAGGATGGCCCCCTGAATTTAGATAATGTCACAATTGAGGCAGAACCAGGAGAATTTATTGCTTTGGTAGGGCCTTCTGGTAGTGGCAAATCAACAATTATTAGACTGTTGTTGGGGTTTGAAACATTAAAAAATGGCACCATTTACTATGATGGTCAAGAATTATCCGGGTTAGACATATCTGCGGTGCGGCGGCAAATTGGTGTAGTTCTACAAAATGGCCGCATTAATAGCGCTTCGATTTTTGAGAACATTTCTAGTAGCGCATTAGTGACAATGGCAGAGGCTTGGGAAGCCGCACAGATGGCTGGGCTTGCTGATGATATTAAGTCGATGCCAATGGGAATGCACACCGTTATTTCCGAAGGAGGGACAAACCTCTCTAGTGGGCAATGTCAACGGCTGTTAATTGCCCGTGCTTTAGTTTTAAAACCAAGAATCCTGATTTTTGATGAAGCTACCAGCGCTTTAGATAATCGTACCCAAGCCATAGTCAGTGCTAGTTTAGAGAATTTGGGAGTAACGCGCATAGTCATCGCCCATCGCCTCAGCACTATCCGCAACGCTGACAGAATTTATGTGATTGAAGCCGGTCGTATTATACAGCAGGGCAAATTTGAGGAATTAGTCAATCAAGAAGGATTATTCGCTAATTTGATGGCGCGACAGATGGCTTAA
- a CDS encoding type 2 lanthipeptide synthetase LanM family protein, with translation MEKSLEKSLNYIINKSSTIEERLASGWTIDETQINKQLANTRLDSWCRIAAEGNETNFTKRLAWQNLDLAQVLPVLGATKFPNSPNVPSWAKTLKTILEATASFPIQNLRNSDSLDRCFDPQHPIPFEELFLPFIQIARQKLIAQVNSNAFSRLAETAHICLERSLLKRLSSTCSQALHLEFNIFRNFRQSALNSLFQQIKNEKTGREKYLDFIENLLQGQLLEFFQEYSVLARLVAIVLDLWVNATAEFIQRLASDWDLIQHQFHSGEKLGEVVTIQCSISDPHQQGRSVFILTFTSGMKLVYKPKDCGVEVAYTQFLDWLNQQGVPLSFKVLQVLDRSQYGWIEFVEQLPCNNPTEAHNYYQRMGMLLCLLYALDTTDCHNENVIAHGEYPVLADMESLMQPRPQVDDEHNDSTGAISKANQQIANSVLRIGLLPWWEFGPDGRTAYDFSAIGGTLNQQTPFRQPKWQNINTDRMNTINDYATIGVEKNVPLLDGVQLSLTDYTGEIVDGFAQMYQFLLERREAILAPDSPLTKFKHQELRFIFRDTRVYGFLLSRTLAPKYLKDGIDRSIEFDVLSRAFLTSEKIHPFWQVLKYELQAMEQLDVPYFTMLSDSQDLILSPTETIKNCCPLDSLSVVNHRFRELGNQDLQQQIQLIKGSLYSHIVRHESTNTDEAKDISLDTIAALSNEEILEQVMAIASDLKDRATYAEDGSITWIGFRYVFTAQRFKLQPLDYNLYSGTTGVALFFAALAKVTKDAEWHDLTLRILQPLRQKLFSTEFNKIAQDMGIGGAEGLGSLVYAFVRISQLIDEPVLIEEATYIASFISHEQIITDEYLDVIAGVAGTILGLLTLYNVTGDSGILKQAIACGEHLLKQRVLANGKYQAWKTIDEQVIIGFSHGVTGIIHALLQLYAVTKIPFFLEAAEEGIAYEQSVFHPQAKNWLQGENPQNMRIASWCYGSTGIGLTRIANLGILDNKGIRQEIETSVQVIQKFDMNGADFLCCGNLGKMDFLLEAAHRLSRPELCQTAQQQAAWIIQRSQSAGGFYLFSRKLCDIYDPGFFLGVSGIGYQLLRLIDSENLPSVLMWG, from the coding sequence ATGGAAAAAAGTTTAGAAAAGTCTTTAAATTATATTATCAATAAATCTAGCACTATAGAAGAACGTCTAGCTAGCGGCTGGACTATTGATGAAACCCAAATTAACAAACAACTGGCGAATACTCGTCTGGACTCTTGGTGTCGCATTGCAGCAGAAGGGAATGAAACAAACTTTACTAAGCGTTTAGCTTGGCAAAATCTGGATTTAGCTCAAGTTCTCCCAGTTTTGGGTGCAACTAAATTTCCCAATAGTCCAAATGTCCCCAGTTGGGCTAAAACTTTAAAAACTATATTAGAAGCAACAGCATCCTTTCCCATTCAAAATTTAAGAAATTCTGATTCATTAGATAGGTGCTTTGATCCTCAGCATCCAATTCCCTTTGAAGAATTGTTTTTACCATTTATTCAAATTGCTAGACAAAAATTAATTGCTCAAGTGAATAGTAATGCTTTTTCACGTCTTGCTGAGACAGCACATATTTGTCTTGAGCGCAGCTTACTAAAGAGATTGTCTTCTACTTGCAGTCAGGCTCTTCATTTAGAATTTAATATCTTTCGCAATTTTAGGCAGTCTGCACTTAATAGTTTATTCCAACAAATTAAGAATGAGAAAACAGGGAGGGAGAAATATTTAGATTTTATTGAAAATTTACTCCAAGGACAATTATTAGAATTTTTCCAAGAATATAGTGTATTAGCTCGATTAGTTGCTATAGTATTAGACTTATGGGTGAATGCAACGGCTGAATTTATTCAACGTTTAGCTAGTGATTGGGATTTAATTCAGCATCAGTTCCATAGCGGGGAAAAATTGGGAGAAGTAGTTACTATCCAGTGTTCTATTTCCGATCCTCATCAGCAAGGACGCTCAGTTTTTATCCTGACATTTACATCAGGAATGAAATTAGTTTACAAGCCTAAAGACTGTGGTGTAGAAGTCGCCTACACTCAATTTTTAGATTGGTTAAATCAACAGGGTGTGCCTTTATCCTTTAAAGTACTTCAGGTATTAGATCGTTCTCAATATGGGTGGATAGAATTTGTAGAACAATTACCTTGCAATAATCCAACAGAAGCACATAATTACTATCAACGCATGGGGATGTTATTATGTTTATTGTATGCTTTGGATACCACAGATTGCCATAACGAAAATGTGATTGCTCACGGCGAGTATCCTGTTCTCGCAGATATGGAATCCCTCATGCAGCCTCGTCCACAAGTTGATGATGAGCATAATGATTCCACCGGAGCAATTTCTAAAGCTAATCAGCAAATAGCAAATTCTGTGTTACGAATTGGTTTATTACCTTGGTGGGAATTTGGCCCAGATGGTAGGACAGCCTACGATTTCAGCGCCATAGGAGGTACTTTAAACCAACAAACACCCTTTCGCCAACCCAAATGGCAAAATATTAATACCGATCGCATGAACACGATCAATGATTATGCAACCATAGGGGTTGAGAAAAATGTTCCTTTGTTGGATGGTGTACAGCTTTCACTGACAGACTACACCGGAGAAATTGTTGATGGTTTTGCTCAGATGTATCAGTTTCTACTAGAGCGCAGAGAAGCAATTTTAGCTCCCGATAGTCCTTTGACAAAGTTTAAGCATCAAGAACTGCGATTTATTTTTCGAGATACTCGAGTCTATGGATTTTTGTTATCTAGGACATTAGCACCAAAATATCTTAAAGATGGTATAGATCGCAGTATTGAGTTTGATGTTCTTAGTAGAGCTTTTCTCACTTCGGAAAAGATACATCCATTTTGGCAGGTACTAAAATATGAACTACAGGCTATGGAGCAGTTGGATGTACCTTATTTCACGATGCTTTCGGATAGCCAAGATTTAATACTTTCACCAACTGAAACTATCAAAAACTGTTGTCCGCTAGATAGTTTATCTGTAGTAAATCATCGGTTTAGAGAACTAGGAAATCAAGATTTACAACAACAGATTCAGTTGATCAAAGGCTCGCTATACTCCCATATTGTCCGCCATGAAAGTACGAACACAGATGAAGCCAAGGATATATCTCTAGATACAATCGCTGCTTTAAGTAATGAAGAGATACTAGAACAAGTAATGGCGATCGCATCCGATCTTAAAGATCGGGCAACTTATGCTGAGGATGGTAGTATCACGTGGATTGGTTTTCGTTATGTCTTCACTGCCCAGAGATTCAAATTACAGCCATTAGATTATAATTTATACAGTGGTACTACTGGAGTAGCCTTATTTTTTGCTGCCTTAGCCAAGGTGACAAAAGATGCAGAATGGCACGATTTAACACTAAGAATTTTGCAGCCACTACGTCAAAAATTGTTCAGTACAGAGTTTAACAAAATAGCTCAGGATATGGGCATTGGTGGCGCTGAAGGTTTAGGCTCACTAGTTTATGCTTTTGTCAGAATTAGTCAATTAATAGATGAGCCTGTACTGATAGAAGAAGCAACATATATTGCCTCATTTATTAGTCATGAACAGATTATTACAGATGAATATTTAGATGTAATCGCAGGGGTTGCTGGGACAATTTTAGGACTGTTGACATTATACAACGTCACTGGTGACTCAGGAATTTTGAAACAAGCGATCGCTTGTGGCGAACATTTACTAAAGCAGCGCGTTCTCGCTAACGGCAAGTACCAGGCTTGGAAAACCATTGACGAGCAAGTAATCATTGGATTTTCTCATGGAGTCACAGGCATTATTCATGCGTTGTTACAGTTATACGCAGTGACTAAAATACCATTCTTTTTAGAAGCTGCTGAAGAGGGAATTGCCTACGAACAATCAGTTTTCCATCCCCAAGCTAAAAATTGGTTACAAGGTGAAAATCCCCAAAATATGCGAATTGCCAGCTGGTGTTATGGTTCTACTGGTATTGGCTTAACTCGTATAGCCAATTTGGGCATTTTAGATAACAAAGGAATTCGCCAGGAAATAGAAACATCTGTCCAAGTTATCCAGAAGTTTGACATGAATGGAGCAGATTTTCTCTGCTGTGGCAATTTAGGAAAAATGGATTTTCTTTTAGAAGCAGCACACCGCCTTTCTCGCCCAGAATTATGCCAAACTGCTCAACAGCAAGCAGCTTGGATAATTCAAAGATCCCAATCTGCGGGAGGATTCTATCTATTTTCTAGGAAACTTTGCGATATTTACGATCCAGGTTTCTTTTTAGGAGTATCAGGTATTGGTTACCAGCTATTGCGGCTGATAGATAGCGAAAATTTGCCTTCAGTTTTGATGTGGGGATAA
- a CDS encoding response regulator, translated as MSKNILIVDDEEDVRAIAKLGLEMGAGWNVLTASSGQEALNVAVNHKLDVILLDMMMPDMDGRATLQQLKANPATKKIPVILLTAKFQLSDRERFTDLDVAAIFAKPFRPLKLAEQISEVLGS; from the coding sequence ATGAGCAAAAATATCTTGATTGTTGATGATGAAGAAGATGTGCGAGCGATCGCCAAGTTGGGATTAGAAATGGGTGCTGGTTGGAATGTTTTGACAGCTAGTTCTGGTCAAGAAGCCTTAAACGTAGCTGTTAACCATAAACTAGATGTCATCTTACTAGATATGATGATGCCTGATATGGATGGGCGTGCAACTCTGCAACAACTGAAAGCTAACCCCGCCACTAAAAAAATTCCAGTAATTTTATTAACAGCCAAATTTCAGTTATCGGATCGAGAGAGATTTACTGATTTGGATGTTGCTGCTATTTTTGCCAAGCCTTTCCGTCCATTAAAACTGGCGGAGCAAATCAGTGAAGTACTGGGCAGTTAG